The Lutibacter profundi region TCTTTTTAAAATTGGGTTTAAAATTTTCTATATCGAAAGTTTTATATGGAATTTGTTGATGAACATTGAAAGGAATTGTTTCATCAAAATTATTTAATATACTAACTATTTCAATGGCTGAATTTGAAATAGTTTTTTTAATTCTGAAGCAGTAATTAACAATGTACTATCTTGAAAAGTACATTTAGAGTCTAAATATGTTGAGTTTTTAAAAATTTCTTCAATATTTAGCTGCTTGTTTCTCTTTAGTTTTATTTTAAATTGAGAGTTATTAAGCGTATTGTAAATTAACAATTGATTGGTTAATAGTTTCCCTTTTTTTGTAATTAATTTAATCACTTCATTTGTTTGAAACAAGGCAATTAAACCTACAATTGGATTTAGAGTTCCTGCTTCTTCACAATTTGGAATATCTGTTGCTATTTTAGGAAAGGCATCTCGTAAATTACATGTATATTCTTCGTCTTCACCTAACACATTAAACGTAGCAACATAACCATCAAATTTGTACAATGAACCGTACACTAAAGGTTTTTTAGCTAAAACACAAGCATCGTTTATCAAATATTTTATTGGTAAACTATCTGTTCCATCAACTACAATATCGTATTTTAAAATTAAATCTAAAATTGAATCTTTATCAATAGCCTTGTTTGTATGCGTAACTTTCGTAAAAGGAGTTCTCGTTTTTATTTCATTTGCCAGAATTTCAACTTTTGGTTTACCAACATTTTCGATTTTATAAAAAACCTGACGATGTAAATTTGAAATTGAAACAGTATCAAAATCAACTAAATGTAATTCTCCAACCCCACTAGTTGCTAAATAAATTGCAACTGGATTTCCTAAGCCTCCACAACCAATTATTAATACTTTGGCTTTTTGCAAAAGTTCTTGCCCTTCTTTACCTATTTCAGACAATGTGGTTTGGCGTTTAAAATATTCCTCTTTATTGAAGTCCATTATCTATTTATTTTAGCGTAACCCATTTCATTTAAATAGTATTTCTCTTCTTTTATTGTATAGTACTTATCTAACTTTTTAAGATACTGAAAATACTGAATATCTCCAAAGCCATAAACAGTTTCTTTTTGTTGCCAAAGTAATAAATTACTAACAATTTCTTTTGTTGAAAGTGAACTAGAATTTATAATTTCTAAAATTTTATTTTCAATTTGATTTAAACCGTTTTCGCTTGGAAATCGCAATAAATGTTGATTGATAGCTAATTGTAAATACTTAAATTTTGAACTTTGGTTGAAATCAAAGCTCTTTAATTTTTCTTTATTATTTTCAACGTATAACTCCCAACTTTCTTTGGCAAATTCTAAATTAGTTTTACTTAATGAAATTTTATGATTATATAAAATTGTAAGCTCTTCTGGAGAATAATTTGGCAAAGACTGCAATTGTACTTTGTCTTTCTCTTTTTCTGTACAAATTAAATAATAATTTGTTT contains the following coding sequences:
- a CDS encoding DUF1835 domain-containing protein encodes the protein MSKTIHVLNDDSTAQILEKSGIKGDVVVWRELLCDGSLHKEVGSDEFWTKRYTYFKNEFAVERLEYYDKTIKEIIQLEDVSDYDNVVLWFEYDLFCQVNLLALCTYLLDNYVKKTNYYLICTEKEKDKVQLQSLPNYSPEELTILYNHKISLSKTNLEFAKESWELYVENNKEKLKSFDFNQSSKFKYLQLAINQHLLRFPSENGLNQIENKILEIINSSSLSTKEIVSNLLLWQQKETVYGFGDIQYFQYLKKLDKYYTIKEEKYYLNEMGYAKINR
- a CDS encoding HesA/MoeB/ThiF family protein is translated as MDFNKEEYFKRQTTLSEIGKEGQELLQKAKVLIIGCGGLGNPVAIYLATSGVGELHLVDFDTVSISNLHRQVFYKIENVGKPKVEILANEIKTRTPFTKVTHTNKAIDKDSILDLILKYDIVVDGTDSLPIKYLINDACVLAKKPLVYGSLYKFDGYVATFNVLGEDEEYTCNLRDAFPKIATDIPNCEEAGTLNPIVGLIALFQTNEVIKLITKKGKLLTNQLLIYNTLNNSQFKIKLKRNKQLNIEEIFKNSTYLDSKCTFQDSTLLITASELKKLFQIQPLK